tacctaatcttgtttatccAAACTTGGGTGTattcatcctgtggctttctaattctttatgccttgttagcCCATTAGTGCAAGCTCAgagaattcctaagcttattctccATACAGGATGAAGGGGGTATGGGTGCAAAATGGTAGCAGAAGGGAACCTTGTgctgatagaaatgttctgtttcttgactgTATTAACATCAATGTGCTGGTTGTAATATTGAACTATATTTTTACAGGTTTCCGatgagggaaagtgggtgaaagGTATATGAGATCTctgttatttcttacaacttGTTGTGAATctataaatatctaaaataaaagttgacttaagaaaaaagaaatcccagaCACTAATCAATAAGTTATTCACATTgctattttttaactattttggctttattcatttatttaaagataaatatttattgagcatcttccTGTAATAATGTTAGTGATGTTATAGCAGTAACCTTGATGGACACAGCCCTTCCTTACATGGAACTTAAAATATAATGAGGAATACACACATCAAATTAGAAATAGCTATGTTACAGAAATGGTACTATGGAGTATATAATAACATACAACGAAAGGAGCTCTCTTGGACTCAGCTTCTGAGAAGATTTTCCTAACAGTATGGTGCTGAAACTGAGATTTGAAGAATGGATAGATGTTAATAGGCAAAGCATGAAGGACCAATGTTTCAGACAGAATAATGAGCCACTGCAAAGCCTCAAGATGAGAGAGAATGAAGTTTTGGggcaagcaaaggaaacaaaattgctTCTGGAATTTCAGGGCTAGAGCATGTCCTCTGAGGCTAGAGAGGAGGATGAGGGCCAGGTCTTGGATGGCCTGATAAACCTTGAAAAGGggtttgtgttttaatttaagAGTAGTGACAAGTATGTGAAGGGTCTTGAAGAAAACGATCGCATGcttagatttgtatttttaaaaaatcgcattcagggggcacctgggtggctcagtcagttgaacgtccaacttcagctcagatcatgatctcacagctcgtgagttcgagcccgcatcgggctctgtgatgacagctcggagcctagaacctgcttcatattctgtgtctctctctctctgtgcccctaacccactcgcattctgtctctgtctccctcaaaaatatataaacattaaaataaataaataaataaataaataaataaataaataaataaataaataaaatacaaaaatctcaTTCTGAATGTAGATAATAGGAATCAAGGCAAATAAGATGTGAAGTGGGAAGACATATAGGTGacttaatattttgtttgaaaaaagatGTGAAATCTTGGACAAGAATGGTGATGtttagaggaaaacaaagggaTGTATTTAAGAGGTATTTAGAGTATGAATTCATAGGATTTTCAATTTTAGTGAATACTGAGGATCAGGGAAGGGAGGAGTCTATTATTACTCCTGGATTTTGCATTGAGGAACTGGGTAAATATTGGTGCCAGTTATTGTGGTTGGGGATCTGGAAGAAGATCAGGTTCAAGAATGAGATGATTAGTCTAAGACCTGCTGAGTGGGAGATGCCCTCAAAGCATCAGGTCAGTAGACAGATTTATGAAGTAGGAACTAAAGAAATAATACCCCAGCTTTGAAGTTCCTAGCTGACATGGTAAAATTAAAGCCAAGGGAAAGGAGCCCACCTGGGGATAGAATATGGAGTGAGAATAGGCCAGAGGTGTAATTCTGAGGAACACTGTTTGGTGTTGGAGCAGATGAGACAAACCCAGGAAACTGCTACTGGGAAGGAGTTCCAAAAGAGTTGGGGGAAAAACAAGAGACTGATTAGTTTCTCGGAAGTCCAGTGGAATATTTGAAAGAGGGAGTGGTTAGCAATGATCAAGTAAAGAAGAAATTTCCACCCAGATGAATGCCAAAGCATTAAAAGAAGTATTAATGATTAATTTGTATAGAGGAAGCAGAGATGTTTTTTGAAAGGTTTCTTGGAGAAACGCAGGGCAAAAAATATAGGCATTAGTTTCCTCAATTCAGCAGATTTTATTCACAGGgcagtagaaataaatgaatgaaaaagttaTATATAAGTTTAATAAAGCATTTATTCCAAGTCTAGAAATTCTTAATTAAACTGAATATGCTTTAATATGTTTGGCTTGTTATCCAAGGCTATCAAACTCAGATATATAAACTCCTGGGAGATGTTTTATCTGACTAAGAAATCATATTCAAGGAAGCCAGGGACTTTAAATATACACTCTTGGGTGATTATTCTTCTTTGGAACAGCTATtatttctatgcattttttttccctggggAATAAACCAGTTGGTTGAATATTGGAAAGACTTCATTTTTACAATAGTAGAGAGGCAGGCAAAGTGCAAAAAGCTCTGGTTTGTATTTACTAAAGTATCGGTAGCATTAAGGAAACTCTCTCACCTGTAATTCTAATTGAAACCTAAAACTACAATGGCATCCTAAACTGACAGTCAAGTTTGTGTTCCAGGCTCAACATAAGTAACACacagtttattttgttcttattgtaagttaaaataggaattaaaaatataatttatggatTTTGATTTACTCAAAGTCACATTTTATCTATTAAACCCATAAGTTTACTATGagatatatttatcatttttgaggTATTTATGATAATGAGAATAAATTCAATAAGCAAGTCCCAGAAAATGTCACTTAGAAAATGGTATTTGAATGTTAAGTTTACTTCTAGAAATCAGTCAGTTTTCTATTCTCATCTCTGTTCTTGATGGAAGTAGATGAGGTCAACTTATTCTCTGTCGTTAGCCAAATAGAGTCACCTCTGATTCAACATTCAGTTTCTACAGATGGGCTTTTATTGAACTATCTCCCCACATGGTGGCTCTTTTCATAGTAATGTCGACAGTCATATGACTTGCAGTGTTCTTGGTGAGCTTGCAGCATGTAGAATCTAGATCTCCATTCATTATTAGATACGACTAGGATGCACAATCCGCTTGCCCAGTCTTCTCATGGCCACTCTCATGTCTTTGTTTCTTAATGTATAGATGGCAGGATTCAAGACGGGGGTGATAGCGAAGTCGACTATGAACAAATACTTATCCAGTGATGATGTAGGGAAAGGCCACACATAGAGAAACATGCAtggcataaaaaacaaaatcactacaGTGATGTGAGCTGACAGTGTGACAAATGCTTTGGACAAGTCCCCTGAAGAACGTTTCCAGACAGTGACCAAAATGAAGATATAGGATATAATTAAGGAGAAGAAAGTAGCCATGGATATAAACCCACTATTGGCAATGATTACAAACTCTAGCTTGTAAGTGTCTACACAAGCAAGTTTCATGACGCGAGGAAAATCACAGTAAAAACTATCTACTTCATTAGGGCCACAAAAGGGCAGGTTTATGACAAAAACAAACTGAGATACAGCATGGATTATCCCCACTATCCAGGCAGCCACTACAAAGGAGACACACGTTTTGGGGCTCATGATGGTCAGGTAGTGGAGAGGTTTACAGATTGCGGTGTACCGGTCATATGCCATGGCTATGAGCAGCACCATCTCAACTCCACCCATGacatgaataaaaaatatctGTATCATGCATTTTGGAAAGGAAATGATGTTACAGTCAGTGAAAAGATCAGAGATCATTTTGGGCACTGTGGTAGAGGACAGACCTAGATCAAGAAGAGAGAGGTTGGCCAATaggaagtacatgggggtgtatAAATGAGAATCAATAATTACCGTGAACACAATGAAGAGGTTTCCTAGGATAATTCCCATGTAGAACAGAGAGAagaaccaaaagagaaaaaggtgCATCTCCCATGAATTTGAAAGACCAATCAATACAAATTCAGATACCACAGAGTCATTTGGTCCATCCattggctcaatcagtagagaaGACGCTGAAGTATTCTGAAGgtagaaaataaggaagaattgAGAAATATGGGTACTGAACATTGATATGCTTTTGCCCCTCAATGAATTTGTGGAAGATATGTTGTAATTGCCAAAATGTGAAGCTGGAAAACATACAGAGAAGGTAAATGAAAGGAAGACAAATGAATAGGAGAATTGAGATAATCATAAGTTCaactagagagagaaagaaacaattatTTGGAAACATGGAGGAATTAGGAGCAAAGAGTAACACTTCCTGGTAAAGAGCCTCTTTACCATGCTCGTTGTGCAATAATTCAGTCTTTCTCAGTCTTTTCCATATGCATTCAGGAAAACATCTTCTGTTTTGTGAATAGTTACCCATAATTTGAATGTTCAAACTCTTAATGATACTTGTACACATTTTCTTGCAGAATGTACTCTCTGACTAATCTTTACTTCACACCTGTGAAATCTTGGGAATTAACACTCATTGTGACCAAGCCAATGAGTAAAAGCCAATGAGTAAAAGAGTGTTGAATGTAAAAGGAGTGGTAACATAAAACGAAAAGGCTTAGTCCTTTGATAGTTTACAATTCTTGTGATTGCAACAAGTCACTTGGAAAATTAAGATACATTTGAGGTCAAATGAACCTCCCAATGCCAAAAAGAGAGTGTCAGAAGACTCCGAAAAATGGCTTTTCAGTACTTTGCTAGGATTGAGAGAGATTTTGTGCTTTTGAAAGGTGTGTTCTAGGATTAATGAGTGGCAAtttaaacacaaaacagaaataattatgCTCACtgaatcaaaatatttaattgtgATATACTAAGAGCATGTCAAAACTACTGGATCTCAAGCATCAGGAGAGcttgtcttcaaatatttgaagcttAGTTCAGCTAAAATGCTATTTGGAGGTGTGCAGAATTGCTCCCAACAACTTTTTTCCAGGGGAATATCTGTTTTCAGTTTGAATAAGTAGAAAGGATGAAGATATATAAATTCATTtggacccattcattatttaatttaaagtgaaaaaataaaagtacatttaagAGATAAGATATTAGAAGATATGCAGAAGGGAATTGAAAAGATTAGTACCAAAATGAGTGTAGCCATTATAAACAATGCAAATTTGGATTTGACATGTCCACTAAATTATAAAGTGACAAAACCTGGTTACAAATGAGTATGTGTTATGTGATATGCTCTTTACAAGTATACactacaaaaatatgtaaatacatgaaCATCTCAAGAAGATCACTGGATCAATGACATTTTaggtaattttaatattaaaaaacttggccatgtatattttgttttttctatattgGCCACATGTTTGTAATAAAAACTGTGAAAATGTagaaagagactcataaatacagagaagaaacttgtAGTTGCCAGACAGAAGGGTTGTAGAGGGTTGTAGAGAAAGGGGTGAAGGGAGTGGTGCTCtatccatctctgtctctgtttctctcaaataaataatagagaagggcaagagaaaaagaagcatcTTGTGAGATTTATGGAGAGAGTAGAGAATGCATATATGTGAGAGAGGTagattattacatatttttggtGCTagattcataatttaaaatttaaaccatCATTTCTTGGGGGTAAATGACAATTACTGGTATACTATGTAGAAAATCTTGGTGTTTTATGCCTAATTTTAACCAGAACTTTACACGTACATTCAATACATGTGAATGAGTTTGGAGTTAAGGAATATTAATGATAGGCAACTGAATGGCTTTTTATAGAATGCTGGTGTGTTATTTGAAACATGCAAGTCTTACACTGAAAACAATGGGAAAGCATTAATATAAGCTATCTTTATTTTGCTAATCAAATTTTATTCTTCCTAATATTTCCTAAAACAGAATTGACTGAAGAAATCTGTCTAAAGAGAAAAGCTAAAGGTGTGTAGCAAAATCAGACTTACTAGTGACTGCGTGCCATGTTGTGATGATTACCCTGCTTACAGAGGATCCCATCTTTGCTCATGATTTATCAGGAATTGATTCTAGTAATTAGTTTATTCTGAAAGATTGAGTTCATGCTTACAGCATGAGGAGAGGATGAATTCAatctgcttaaaatttttttagttgtttttcttgCTTAGAAAACATTAAGAATTAGAAATTCTTTGGAGGCAGAGCCTCAAAAGAGTTGGTTTATATTCCTGCTGGATATTTTGACTTTAACATTCAGAACATACAAAACTTTTTATGTAGGTAATGCAGAGAATCAGATAGAActcaggtttttttattttagtgattgAAAATTCCCACTTCTTAAGGAGCCAAGAGCAATTATCACCAACCTAAAACTgaaaacacagagaagcaaagCTGTCCCAAACTCATTTTGCCAGTGTCTTGTCACTGTTGTACCGTATTTTGAGAACTGATGGATACCAGTTATTAATTCATATTCATTCttattctctctttatttcttgacCCAGTCATTGGCTAACATCATCAGATGCTTTATCAAATATGCCAAGTGGAGGGACTCCACTCCAGCATTCCCCATATGAGGACAGAGAATCATTTCCATTTGTGCAGTCGGTTAGGAGCATGAGTGGGAATGGAGTGGGCaagaaatatttaccatatttggTCTTCACAATAGCAAATGTGAAGTGTCACATAAGATGATGAAGAAAGTGGTGAGAGATACAAGATTCTTGAGGTACCAACCTACCAAAACCAGATATCATAAATGTTAATCTTTTCAGAAATATCTCCTTCATCAGGCTTAATATAATTTTGTGATTAAAATAGTAAGAATAGTGTTCAAGGGACTGGAATAactgaagacagaaggaaagtaTACAAGtcgaaaagaaagagagaaagtggaatgGAAGAATAAGAGGGGAGAGATTGCTATGGTATTGCTCAACATTAGGAATATTTTTCTAACCTACCTGTTCTGTTCTAGGGTGTGCAGCAGCATTTGTAGaatctcaatatttttgttttctgctttgtaGTATAATCACCTTCAAGacaaaaatatatgtttcttCCCAGTGAGAATACAGTTAATTAGTGGTAGTAGGTGTTAGTGACCCACTGATATTTCTTAGATTTCTACTAACCAGACTTTTATTGATTTCTCCTGGGTACCAGTTCTATGAGTCATGTTAATTttcccaagaggaaaaaaaaatatcagaagagTTACTTGGTGatgaaaggtaaaaaaagaaggaaggtgtTAGAATATCTCCTGTATATCAGGCAAGATAATATGCAGGATGGGTGGAAATAGGTACcatttaaaacaggaaatgtgAGCCTACTTAGATTTGCTGATTTGGGAAGAAGGAGAAGTCTACAATTATTGCAGATGCCCTCATTTATGGAGTGGCAGAGAATGAGCCCtatgtatcaattttttttccagaagaagcAAAAGACTTTATGCAAGTCTTATATGCATTCATGATTCATTCTCATTCAAGATGTTTTATCTGTTACTTATCCCAAAATTAATCACCAACACTAAAaatgtattgaatgaatgaataaataaatatgttggtGTGACTATTCTCTTCTTTAATCATATTGGATTATAACTGGACATAAGTGGTATGGGACCATGCTGAATTgttgaacaaaaggaaaaaagcttaaaaaatgtaattctggATTAAGAGTTGGAAAATTATGACCTATAGGTCGAATTTGGACCACTGCCTGTTCCTCAAATAAAGTTTATCGGAACACAGCCACAACCACTTGTTCATGTATTGTTTATGGCTCCTTTGTGCTACAACAAGCAGAGTTGCATAGTTTCACCAGACACCATATGGCCCATAAGGTTTGGCCTGTTACACAAGAAACTTGATGACCATACCCGAGCTCATGCAAGTTAGGCAGAAGAAGAGGGAATAGTAGAGGATCGTCCACATCCCTCTTCATCATCTTCATATATATTCAGGAGTAAAGATACAGATGAAGGTTGTGAAGTTAGTAGAAGTCCTGCAGGTCATGCCTCCACATACACTGCCTACACTCAACGGGCACATACTTGTGGGGTCCAGTTCAAACTGAATACGTATAGCttttatttaacaatattatttaaaatgatacCACTCCTTCTCATACCtttccaaaaaatcaaagaggagggaGCACTCCAAAtgcattccatgaggccagcataaTTCCAATATTAAAGCCAGATCAGACACTACTAGAAAAGAAAAGTACAGTTTAGTGcttctgatgaacatagatgcaaaatttttggacaaaatactggcaaactaaattcagcagcacattaaaaagatcattcagaATGATCAAGTTGGATTTATACCTGGCATGCAAGGAGGGttcaatgcacaaaaatcaatcaatgtatcACGttaatataatgaaagaaaaaaaatatcatatgatcatCCCAGACGCAGAAAAAGCAgtcaacaaaattcaacatcatgtttataataaaacatacaGCAAATTAGCCATAGAAGCACATTtcaacatagtaaaggccatATAGGATAAGCCCACTGCTAACATGATACTTGGCggtgaaaagttgaaagcttttACTCTAAGATCAGGAGTAAGACACAGTGCCaattttcaccacttttattcaacatagttctggaagtcctagctaaagCAATCAGGTAAGGAAAGATATGAAATCATtagaattagaaaggaaaaagtaaaactgtctatATTTGCAGATGGTATGATTTTATATATGGGAAATCCTAAAAACTCATCCCAGAAAACAGAGCTACTGAACAAATTCAGTTTAGTGCAGGATACAGAATTAACATTGAGAATTCagtagtgtttctatacactagcaacaTATTTTCTGAAGAGGAAATAatgaaatcaatcccatttatattaGCTATAAAAAACTAGGGAATACATtttaccaaagaggtgaaaaatcacTACTTTGGAAACTACAAGGAATTGAtagaaaagatacaaataaacagaaaggtaTCCATGTTCATGGGTTAGAAGAATTAGTGTTGttgaaatgtccatactaccaaaagCCAACTGTAATTTTGATGCAATGTCTATtaagattccaatggcattttttacagaagtagaaaaaactCCTAAGATTTATATGGAACCTCAAAAGATTAAAGAGTCaaattctgagaaagaacaaagcaggaggcattacacttcctgatttcaagctatttataaagctacagtaattaaaacagtatgatattggcataaaaacagacgaATAGGCCAATGGACCAGAATTCAGAGCTCAGAAATAAAGCCAAGCATATACATTCAACtactatttgaaagaaaaatcaagaacactcaatggaaaagagacagtttCTTTAATTAATGCTGGGAAAATGGGATATTctcatataaaagaataaagctACACCCCTAATTTACACCACTCATGAAAAATAACTTGAAACATtacagacttaaatataaaacctgaagctatgaaacttctagaagaaaacttaggaaaaaaaactcCAAGATAAGGAGCTTGGTAATGATTTTCTGGAAATAtacacctaaagcacaagcacCCAACTCAAAACACACAAGTGGgcctacatcaaactaaaaaagcttctgcacagcgatgGAAAGTATCAACAAAGTGTAAAGACAAATTGTGGGTGGGAAAAAGTGTTTGCAAACCAtatcaatttattatttaatatccaAAAGTTATAAAGGATTCATGCAACTCAATGGTAAAAGCCAAATattccaataaaaaatgggcaaatcaggatacgtgggtggctcagtcgat
This window of the Prionailurus viverrinus isolate Anna chromosome B3, UM_Priviv_1.0, whole genome shotgun sequence genome carries:
- the LOC125168843 gene encoding olfactory receptor 4F15-like; this encodes MDGPNDSVVSEFVLIGLSNSWEMHLFLFWFFSLFYMGIILGNLFIVFTVIIDSHLYTPMYFLLANLSLLDLGLSSTTVPKMISDLFTDCNIISFPKCMIQIFFIHVMGGVEMVLLIAMAYDRYTAICKPLHYLTIMSPKTCVSFVVAAWIVGIIHAVSQFVFVINLPFCGPNEVDSFYCDFPRVMKLACVDTYKLEFVIIANSGFISMATFFSLIISYIFILVTVWKRSSGDLSKAFVTLSAHITVVILFFMPCMFLYVWPFPTSSLDKYLFIVDFAITPVLNPAIYTLRNKDMRVAMRRLGKRIVHPSRI